ACCCTCCGCGCGCTGGAGCGGGTCGCGCGCCGCGCCGGCAAGTCGCCGCAGATGCTTGCGCGCGCGGCCCTGCGCGAGTTCATCGAGGACTACTGGGACATGCTCGAAGTGAAGCGCCGGGCCCGCTCTCGCTCGAAGAGCATCCCCTGGGCCGAAGTCAAGAAGCAGCTTGGTCTGGACTGTTGAGTTTCATCCCGCGGCGCGGGACGATCTCGCGGCACTCGACAGACCAGTCCAGCGTCGCATCCGGCGCTTCATTGACGAAAGACTCCTCAAGGCGGAGGACCCGCGCAGGCTCGGCCGCCCGTTGACCGGCCCTTGGGCGGGTCACTGGAAGTATCGCGTGGGCGACTGGCGCATGATCGCCCGCGTGCGCGATGAGCGCCTCATTGTCTACATCGTGCGCGTTGGCCATCGCCGCGAGGTATACCGGTGATGCTGCTGCCCGGCGAGCTCTTTGCCGGGCACCATGGGCGTGGCTTTCGGCAGTTGGGCGCTGCAATCCGTTGGTCGGCGGGTCGAAACCGTCAGCCGGCACCGGCCTTCAGCGCCGGAAAATCCACAGGATCAGCGTCAGCACCAGCGACACCAGGATGCTGGTGGTGATCGGGAAATAGAAGGTGAATCCCTCGCGCTTGATCTCGATGTCGCCCGGCAGTCTGCCCAGCCCGAGCTTGGTCACCAGAGGCCAGGCAAGGCCGAGGACGAGGAGCACGATTCCGAGGGTG
This genomic interval from Burkholderiales bacterium contains the following:
- a CDS encoding type II toxin-antitoxin system RelE/ParE family toxin; translated protein: MVWTVEFHPAARDDLAALDRPVQRRIRRFIDERLLKAEDPRRLGRPLTGPWAGHWKYRVGDWRMIARVRDERLIVYIVRVGHRREVYR
- a CDS encoding DUF2905 domain-containing protein encodes the protein MQKWLITLGIVLLVLGLAWPLVTKLGLGRLPGDIEIKREGFTFYFPITTSILVSLVLTLILWIFRR